The window ACGTCGTCTTCGATGACCCACAGCCGATGCCGCTCCGCGATCTGCAGCAGCCGGAACGCCGAGGCCATGCTGAACGTCGCGCCGGTCGGGTTTTGCAGCGTCGTGTTCACGAAGATCGCCTTGGGCCGGTGTTCGGTCACGAGCGCCTCTAGCGCGTCGGCATCGATGCCGCTTGGCGTGCGCGGCACGCCAAGCACGACGAGCCCCGCGAGCTTCAATATCTGCAGCAGATTGCAGTAGCCCGGGTCTTCGACGATCACCGCATCGCCCGCGCGCAGCAGCGTGCGCACGATCAGGTCGAGCGCCTGGGTCGCGCCCTGCGTGAGCAGCACGTTCGACACGTCGACGGGCAGGCCGTGGCGGTCTAGTTGCTCCGCCACACGCTCGCGCAGCGGCGCGAATCCATACGGATGCCCGTAATCGGCGAGCCGCGCCGCCGGCACGCGCGCGAGCGCGCGCAGCGCGTGATGCAGGCCGCCCTCGTTGATCCACTCGTTGGGGAGCGTGCCGCAACCGGCCTTGATCGGCATCGAATGGTCGGCGAACACATCGGATAGCAGCCAGGTCGCCGTCAGGCTCGGCGGCTGCCAGTCGAGCACCGCGGCGCGCGCCGCCGGTCCGCGCGCCGCGACCCGGTAGCCGGAGCCGCGCCGCGCGACGACGAGCCCCATCGAAACCAGACGGTTATAGGCCTCGGTCACGGTGAACGTGCTCAAAGCATGGGTCTGCGCGAGCTGCCGCACCGACGGCAGCAGCGCCCCCGCGCGCAGCGACTGTCCTTCGATCGCTTGCTCGAAGCCGCGCACGAGCTGCTCGACGAGCGTCGGCGCCTGGCTTCGGTCACGCTCCAGATTCAATTCGACCATGCTGAGAGACTCGCTTTCGACCAATACAGTTGACCGTAACTTACCAGCACAGTTAGCAGATCAGTCCACCAACTGTTTATGCCGCCATTAAACAGCGGACGCTAGAGTTGCGCTACCACTTCAATGAGAAACGGAGATCTCTCATGACATCGCGCCCCGTCATCGACGACCTGTCGAACTTCTGGATGCCGTTCACCGCGAACCGCCAATTCAAGGCGGCGCCGCGCCTCTTGGAATCGGCGAAAGGCATGTACTACCGTTCCACGGACGGCCGTGAAATCCTCGACGCCTGTGCGGGCCTGTGGTGCGTGAACGCCGGTCACTGCCGGGACGAGATCGTCGCTGCCGTGCAGCAGCAGCTGAGCACGCTCGACTTCGCGCCGACCTTCCAGATGGGCCACCCGCTCGCGTTCGAAGCCGCGACCAAAGTGGCCGAGGTGATGCCCGAAGGGCTCGACCGCATCTTCTTCACGAACTCGGGTTCGGAATCGGTCGACACCGCTTTGAAAATCGCCCTCGCCTACCATCGCGCGCGCGGCGAAGCGCAGCGCACGCGGCTGATCGGGCGCGAGCGCGGCTATCACGGCGTCGGCTTCGGCGGCATCTCGGTCGGCGGCATCTCGCCGAACCGCAAGACGTACTCCGGCTCCTTGCTCGGCAACGTCGATCATCTGCCGCACACGCATAGCCTCGAACACAACGCCTACTCGAAAGGCCAGCCCGCGTGGGGCGCGCATCTCGCCGACGAACTCGAGCGCATCGTGACGCTGCACGACGCGTCGACGATCGCCGCCGTCATCGTCGAGCCGGTCGCGGGCTCGACCGGCGTGCTGATTCCGCCGCAAGGCTATCTGCAGAAGCTGCGCGAGATCTGCACGAAGCACGGCATTCTCTTGATCTTCGACGAAGTGATCACGGGCTTCGGCCGGCTCGGCAAGGCGACGGCCAGCGAGTACTTCGGCGTGACGCCGGACCTGATCACGATGGCCAAGGCGATCAACAACGCGGCGATTCCGTTGGGCGCGGTCGCGGCGCACCGCAACGTGCACGACACGGTCGTGAACAGCGGCGCACCCGGCGCGATCGAGCTGTTCCATGGCTACACGTATTCGGCGCATCCGGCGGCGACCGCGGCCGCTGTCGCGACGCTTGATCTCTATCGCAAGGAAGCGCTCTTCGAGCGCGCGGCAAGCCTAGCACCGGCGTTCGAAACGGCAGCGCATGCGCTGCGCGGCGCGCCGCACGTGAAAGACGTGCGCAACCTCGGCTTGGTGGCGGGCATCGAACTGGAATCGCGCGACGGCGCACCGGGCGCGCGCGCCTACGAGGCGTTCGTCAAGTGCTTCGAAGCCGGCGTGCTCGTGCGCTACACGGGCGATATCCTCGCGTTCTCGCCGCCGCTGATCGTCGACGAAGAACAGATCGCGCGCATCTTTGGGACGGTGAGGGACGTGCTGGCTGGCGTGAAGTGATGTGAAGTGAAGCGCACTGGTATGAACCGTCATACCGGTGCGCGATTGATTCCCTACGCGAACGCATTACCGAAACCGCGCTGCCACGCGCTAACAAACGTCATCGCCTTACGGTTCGCATTCGTCGGCTCGATAGGACCGACCGAGAAGTCGGTATTCGCACGCATTGTTGAGCGCATTAACCGTGTGCGACATTAGCCTGGTTTGGAGACCGCCAATTAAACGATCGCTTCCGATAACCAAGAGGCAACAATGTCCCACCAGAAGTCGGCTGAAATTGCTGCGCGGTTCGACCGCCTGCCCCCGTCGCGCACCGTCTGGACGATGGTGATCCTGATCTCGCTCGGCGGGGTATTCGAGTTCTACGATCTGTTCTTCACGGGCTACGTGGCGCCCGGCATGGTCGAATCGGGGCTCTTCAAGCCGGAGTCGCTCGGCATCTTCGAATCGCTCGCCGGGCTCTCGGTGGCCGGTTTCGGCACCTTCGTGTTCTCGACCTTCGCGGGGCTGTGGATCGGCGCGCTGATCTTCGGCTCGGTCGCCGACCGCTTCGGGCGACGCTTCATCTTCACGTGGTCGCTCGTCTGGTACATGGTCTGCACGATCATCATGGCGTTCCAGGCCACCGGCGAGTGGATCAACATCTGGCGCATCATCGCGGGCATCGGCATCGGCGTCGAGCTCGTCACGATCGATTCCTACATCTCCGAGCTGATTCCGAGCGCCGAGCGCGGCCGCGCGTACGCCGCGAACCAGTTCATCACGTTCTCCGTGGTGCCGGTGATCGCGTTCCTCGCCTGGGCCATGAAAGGCTCGCATCCGTTCGGCCTCGAGTATTGGCGCGTGGTGATCCTGATCGGCTCGGTCGGCGCGATCGCCGTGTGGATCATCCGCCGCAACGTGCCGGAAAGCCCGCGCTGGCTCGCGCGTCACGGCCGTGTCGATGAGGCCGAGCGCATCATCGCGGATATCGAAGCGCGCGTCGCCAAGGAAAAAGGCACCCTGCCGCCGCTCGGGCAAATCGCGGTCGAGGAAAAGGAAGGCCGCGGTTCGTACGCCGAGATCTTCGGTCCGCTGTATTTGAAGCGCACGATCATTCTGTCGATCTTCAACATGGCGCAAGTGATCGGCTTCTACGGCTTTGCGGCATGGGTGCCGACGCTCTTGATCCATCGCGGCGTCCATGTGACGGCGAGCCTCGGCTACGCCTTCGTCATCGCCATCGCGAACCCGTTCGGTCCGCTGTTCGGCATGTGGTTCGCCGACAAGGTCGAGCGCAAGACGCAAATCTGCACCGCGCTGTTCGTGATGGGCGTCGTGATCGCGCTCTTCTCACAAGCGTCCGACCCGACGATCCTGATCATCCTCGGCGTGCTGTTCACGCTCGCGTCGAACATCATGTCGTACGCGTATCACGGCTATCAAGCCGAGCTGTATCCGACGCGCGTGCGCGCCCGCGCAGTGGGTTTCGTCTATTCGTGGAGCCGGATTGCGGCGGCGTTCGCGGGCCTCGCGATCGGCATTCTGCTGCACGGCTATGGCGTGCCGGGAGTGGCGGTGTTCATCGGCGCGTCGATGGTGGTCGCGATCTGCATGATTCTGCTCGGGCCGTCCACGCGCGGACGATCGCTCGAGTCGATCAATCATTGATGGGAATTCGGTGACGAGCCTGTGACAATCGTCTGGCGTTTCGCACCTATCGCACCCGCAACGTGCGCAACGCCAGCGATCGGCGTAGGCTTGAAAGCGGCGCCGTTGTCGCGCTACCTCGCGCGGCCGGTGCCGATGAGGGGGACACCGATGAAAGTACCCATCAGAACCGGCACCCACATCGAAGGCATTCACTGGGTGGCCGAATACTCGGAGACGGCGCACGAGATTCGCGTGCTGCGTGAAGGGTTCGAGGTCGGCGTCTATAGCGCGCCGCCGACGCTATTCGGCGACGAAGCCGACGCGGGCTCGAAAAGCTGCGCCGACCATCGCGCCGCCGAAGCCGCCATCCGCGCGTTCCTGATGCGCTTCGTCGCCGAGCACGACGCAGAGGAATAGCGGGGCCGCAGCCCCTCTCGCCCGGGCGGCAGGCTTACTTGGCGGACGGCGCTTCCCCGGCGTCTTCGTCGCGAAACACCTTGTCCGCCAAGTGAAACGCGGAATTCGCCGCCGGTACGCCACAGTAGATCGCCGTCTGCAGCAGCACTTCCTTGATCTCGTCGCGCGTCACGCCGTTGTTCTTCGCCGCGCGGATATGCATCGCCAGCTCTTCGCCGCGGTTCAGCGCCACCATCATCGCAATCGTCAACAGACTGCGCGTATGGCGCGGCAACCCTTCGCGCGTCCAGATCTCGCCCCACGCATAGCGCGAAATGAAGTTCTGGAATTCCGTCGTCAGCTCCGTGCGGTTCTCGAGCGAACGATCGACGTGCGCGTCGCCGAGCACCGCTCGGCGCACCTTCATCCCGGCTTCGTAGCGCTCTTCGTCGTTCATGGCTGCCCCGTCAGGAAGTCGAGCACGGTCGGCGTAAATTCGCCGGCTCGCTCGATATTGGAAATGTGGAAGGCGTCCAGTTCGACGTAGCGCGCGCCGGGAATGCCGCTCGCGAGCGCGCGGCCTTGCTCGGCGGTCGTCGAGACGTCGTGCGTGCCGGTGATCACGAGCGACGGCACCTTGATGCCCGCGAGTTCGCCGCGCAGATCGGCGGCATCGATGGCCTCGCAATTCGACGCGTAGCCTTCGTTGTCCGTGTGCACGAACACATCGCGGATCTGAGCGAAGACGAGCGGCTCGCTCTCGATGAACTTGGCGCTGAACCAGCGCGGCAGAACGGCATCCGCAATCGCGAGCATGCCCTCTTCACGCGAGCGTTTCGCGCGCGGGACCCAGACATCCGGCGAGCCGATGCGCGCCGCCGTATTCGACAGCACGACGCGATTCAAGCGCTGCGGATGCCGCGCGGCAAGCGCGATTCCCGTCAGGCCGCCCATCGAAATGCCGCAGAAATTCACGCGTTCGATCTTGAGCGCATCGAGCAGGCCGAGCACGTCGCCGGTCAATTGCTCGATCGTGTAGGGCCCCTTGGGGGCGTCGGAATGACCGTGGCCGCGCGTGTCGTAGCGCAGCACGCGGAAGTGCTTCGAGAACGCCTCGACTTGCGCGGTCCACATCGACAGATCCGCGCCGAGCGAATTCGACAGCACGAGCCACGGCGCGTCGGCGTTCTGTGCGCCATCGACCCGATAGTGAAGGTTGATGCCATTGACGGCGGCGAAGGGCATTGCGATTACTCCTGGTCGGTTGCGGTGGCGTGCAGCGAGAGCACGGCGTCGACGTACGCATGCGCCTGCCCGACGTACTGCGCCGGGTCGAGCAGCTGCTGCAAGCGTGCGAGGGGAAGATGGATGGTGACGGCGGCGTCGGCGGCAAGCACGTCGAAGAGCGTTCGGCCCGATTGCACGGCGGTCTTCGACGCGTGCTCGACAAGCTTGTGCGCATCGAGCCGGCCGATCTTGTCGCCGAGCGCCAGCATCACCGCCTCGCCGAGAATGAGTCCGTGCGTGACGCCGAGATTGGCCGCGAGCCGCTCGACGTCCACATTGAGGCCGGCGACGATCTGCGCGATCTGCGCGAGCGCGCCGCCGGCGAGGCGCGCGAGATCGGGCAACGCATCCCATTCGGCCTGCCAGCCGCCGAGCGCGCGCTCGTGCTCTTGGACCATGCCCGCGAGCACGGTCGCGACGAGCCCGGGGGCGCGCGCCGCCGCGGTGAGCACCGCCGCGCAGCCGACCGGATTGCGCTTGTGCGGCATCGTCGACGAGCCGCCCTTGCCGGCCGCGGCCGGCTCCGCGAGCTCGCCGATTTCGGTCTGCATCTGCAGCGAGATATCGCGCGCGATCTTGCCGAGCGTGCCGATCAACATGCCGAACAGCGACGCCGATTCGGCAATCCGGTCGCGCTGCGTGTGCCACGGCACGGCGGGCAGTGCGAGGCCCAGCTCGTGCGCGAGCGAGGCGGCCACGGCGGGCGCCGCCTCGCGCAAGCTCGCGAGCGTGCCGGCCGCGCCGCCGAATTGCAGCACGAGCACGCGCGCGCGCAATTCGGCGAGGCGTGCGCGGTGCCGCAACAGGGCGTCGAGCCACTGCGCGAACTTGAGGCCGAGCGTCATCGGCAGCGCCTGCTGCAGCCACGTGCGGCCGATCAGCGGCGTCGCGCGATGTTGCTTGGCGAGCGCGGCGAGCGCATCGCAGGTGGTGCGCAGATCGGCGTCGATGAGCGCGAAGGTGTCGCGCAGTTGCAGCACGGTGGCCGTATCGATGATGTCCTGGCTCGTCGCGCCCCAGTGGACGAATTTCGACGCCTCGGCATCGATATCCTTCACGCGCGCCGTGAGCTGCTTGACGAGCGGGATCGCAAGATTGCCGCCGAGCGCCGCGTCGCGCGTCAGCGCGTCGGCGTCGAGCGTCTCAGCGTGACACGCGGTTTCGATCGCGCCGACGGCCGTCTGCGGAATCACGCCATGCGCCGCCGATGCCCGCGCCAGCGCCGCTTCGACATCGAGCATCCGCTGCAGCGTGGCGCGCGGCGACCACACGTCGTTCATCGATTGCGTGCCGCAGATGAGGCTGGTGAGGCGTGCGCTGGCTTCGAGCATGGAATGGATGGAGATTGAAAACCGCGCCTTGGCGGCAAAGGCGAGAAACGAGCGGCGCGCGAGACTCGTGTGTTGCCATTGTCTCGCGAAGCCGCGTTATTCGTATGCGCGAATACGCGCGGCCGGCTCAGGCGCGGCCAACTCAGGCGCGGCCAGGTCAGGCCCGGCCGCGCCGGGCCGGGATCAAGCCGAAGCCGCGGCGTGCGTCGCGTCGATGAGCGCGATGCCCGTCAGCTTCTGCAATTCGTCGAACGAGATGTCGGAGAAGATCTCGCGCACGGCGAGCCCTGCCTGGGTCACGTCGATCACGGCGAGATCGGTGTAGATGCGGTCGACGCAGCCGACGCCCGTCACCGGATACGAGCACTCGGCGACGAGCTTGCTTTCGCCCTGCTTCGTCAGGTGCTCCATCATCACGTACACCTGTTTCGCGCCGATCGCGAGATCCATCGCGCCGCCGACGGCCGGAATCGCATCGGGCGCGCCGGTGTGCCAATTCGCGAGATCGCCTTGCGCGGAGACCTGGAACGCGCCGAGCACGCAGAAGTCCAGATGACCGCCGCGCATCATCGCGAACGAATCGGAGTGGTGGAAGTACGCTCCGCCTGTGAGCAGCGTCACGTGCTGCTTGCCGGCGTTGATCAGCTCGTCGTCCTCTTCGCCGGGCGCGGGCGCGGGGCCCATGCCGAGCAAGCCGTTTTCGCTGTGCAGGAAGATTTCGCGGTCGGCGGCGAGGTGGTTCGCCACCAGCGTCGGCACGCCGATGCCGAGGTTCACGTAAGCGCCTTCAGGGATGTCCTGCGCGACGCGCTTGGCCATTTCATCGCGGGTCAGTCGTTTCATCTTTCAGTCTCCTCGGCGCTTAAGCCGCTTGCTCGGCATGTTCGTCGCGATGCACCGTCTGCGGCACTGCCACCACGCGCTGCACGAAGATGCCCGGTGTGACGATCACTTCCGGATCCAATGCGCCGAGCGGCACGACTTCCGACACCTGCACGATCGCCGTCTTGGCCGCGCTCGCCATGATCGGGCCGAAATTGCGCGCCGTCTTGCGATAGACGAGATTGCCCCAGCGGTCGCCCTTGTACGCCTTGATCAGCGCGAAGTCGGCATGGAGCGGCGCTTCGAGCACGTAATGCTTGCCGTCGATCAGGCGCGTTTCCTTGCCCTCGGCGAGCTTCGTGCCGTAGCCCGTCGGCGTGAAAAAGCCGCCGATGCCGGCACCCGCCGCGCGGATGCGCTCCGCGAGGTTGCCCTGCGGCACGAGCTCCAACTCGATCTCGCCCGCGCGATAGAGCGCGTCGAACACGTAGGAATCGGTCTGGCGCGGGAACGAGCAGATGATCTTGCGCACGCGCTTGGTCTTGAGCAGCGCGGCCAGGCCCGTGTCGCCGTTGCCTGCGTTGTTGTTCACGATGGTCAGATCGCGCGCGCCCTGCTCGATCAGGGCGTCGATCAGCTCGGACGGCATCCCGGCCGTGCCGAAGCCGCCGATCATGATCGTCGCTCCGTCGTGTATGTCGGCCACCGCCGACTGGAGGGATTCGAAAATCTTGTTA is drawn from Trinickia violacea and contains these coding sequences:
- a CDS encoding PLP-dependent aminotransferase family protein, encoding MVELNLERDRSQAPTLVEQLVRGFEQAIEGQSLRAGALLPSVRQLAQTHALSTFTVTEAYNRLVSMGLVVARRGSGYRVAARGPAARAAVLDWQPPSLTATWLLSDVFADHSMPIKAGCGTLPNEWINEGGLHHALRALARVPAARLADYGHPYGFAPLRERVAEQLDRHGLPVDVSNVLLTQGATQALDLIVRTLLRAGDAVIVEDPGYCNLLQILKLAGLVVLGVPRTPSGIDADALEALVTEHRPKAIFVNTTLQNPTGATFSMASAFRLLQIAERHRLWVIEDDVSRELAAPGAPMLAAMEGLRRALYVGGFSKTITPGLRSGYVVAERDVLRELARTKMAVGLTSSETIERIVDKVMVEGRYARHVETVNEKLKEAHIAVEERMDALGLEVFHRPRAGLFLWARLPIEAERAGEVVTAALRDGIWLAPGSYFRPDDAPSEWFRFNVPYSTDDALWSFVRRVV
- the pcaC gene encoding 4-carboxymuconolactone decarboxylase codes for the protein MNDEERYEAGMKVRRAVLGDAHVDRSLENRTELTTEFQNFISRYAWGEIWTREGLPRHTRSLLTIAMMVALNRGEELAMHIRAAKNNGVTRDEIKEVLLQTAIYCGVPAANSAFHLADKVFRDEDAGEAPSAK
- a CDS encoding CoA transferase subunit B is translated as MKRLTRDEMAKRVAQDIPEGAYVNLGIGVPTLVANHLAADREIFLHSENGLLGMGPAPAPGEEDDELINAGKQHVTLLTGGAYFHHSDSFAMMRGGHLDFCVLGAFQVSAQGDLANWHTGAPDAIPAVGGAMDLAIGAKQVYVMMEHLTKQGESKLVAECSYPVTGVGCVDRIYTDLAVIDVTQAGLAVREIFSDISFDELQKLTGIALIDATHAAASA
- a CDS encoding 3-oxoacid CoA-transferase subunit A; its protein translation is MVNKIFESLQSAVADIHDGATIMIGGFGTAGMPSELIDALIEQGARDLTIVNNNAGNGDTGLAALLKTKRVRKIICSFPRQTDSYVFDALYRAGEIELELVPQGNLAERIRAAGAGIGGFFTPTGYGTKLAEGKETRLIDGKHYVLEAPLHADFALIKAYKGDRWGNLVYRKTARNFGPIMASAAKTAIVQVSEVVPLGALDPEVIVTPGIFVQRVVAVPQTVHRDEHAEQAA
- a CDS encoding MFS transporter, producing the protein MVILISLGGVFEFYDLFFTGYVAPGMVESGLFKPESLGIFESLAGLSVAGFGTFVFSTFAGLWIGALIFGSVADRFGRRFIFTWSLVWYMVCTIIMAFQATGEWINIWRIIAGIGIGVELVTIDSYISELIPSAERGRAYAANQFITFSVVPVIAFLAWAMKGSHPFGLEYWRVVILIGSVGAIAVWIIRRNVPESPRWLARHGRVDEAERIIADIEARVAKEKGTLPPLGQIAVEEKEGRGSYAEIFGPLYLKRTIILSIFNMAQVIGFYGFAAWVPTLLIHRGVHVTASLGYAFVIAIANPFGPLFGMWFADKVERKTQICTALFVMGVVIALFSQASDPTILIILGVLFTLASNIMSYAYHGYQAELYPTRVRARAVGFVYSWSRIAAAFAGLAIGILLHGYGVPGVAVFIGASMVVAICMILLGPSTRGRSLESINH
- a CDS encoding 3-carboxy-cis,cis-muconate cycloisomerase, with protein sequence MLEASARLTSLICGTQSMNDVWSPRATLQRMLDVEAALARASAAHGVIPQTAVGAIETACHAETLDADALTRDAALGGNLAIPLVKQLTARVKDIDAEASKFVHWGATSQDIIDTATVLQLRDTFALIDADLRTTCDALAALAKQHRATPLIGRTWLQQALPMTLGLKFAQWLDALLRHRARLAELRARVLVLQFGGAAGTLASLREAAPAVAASLAHELGLALPAVPWHTQRDRIAESASLFGMLIGTLGKIARDISLQMQTEIGELAEPAAAGKGGSSTMPHKRNPVGCAAVLTAAARAPGLVATVLAGMVQEHERALGGWQAEWDALPDLARLAGGALAQIAQIVAGLNVDVERLAANLGVTHGLILGEAVMLALGDKIGRLDAHKLVEHASKTAVQSGRTLFDVLAADAAVTIHLPLARLQQLLDPAQYVGQAHAYVDAVLSLHATATDQE
- a CDS encoding aspartate aminotransferase family protein, translating into MTSRPVIDDLSNFWMPFTANRQFKAAPRLLESAKGMYYRSTDGREILDACAGLWCVNAGHCRDEIVAAVQQQLSTLDFAPTFQMGHPLAFEAATKVAEVMPEGLDRIFFTNSGSESVDTALKIALAYHRARGEAQRTRLIGRERGYHGVGFGGISVGGISPNRKTYSGSLLGNVDHLPHTHSLEHNAYSKGQPAWGAHLADELERIVTLHDASTIAAVIVEPVAGSTGVLIPPQGYLQKLREICTKHGILLIFDEVITGFGRLGKATASEYFGVTPDLITMAKAINNAAIPLGAVAAHRNVHDTVVNSGAPGAIELFHGYTYSAHPAATAAAVATLDLYRKEALFERAASLAPAFETAAHALRGAPHVKDVRNLGLVAGIELESRDGAPGARAYEAFVKCFEAGVLVRYTGDILAFSPPLIVDEEQIARIFGTVRDVLAGVK
- the pcaD gene encoding 3-oxoadipate enol-lactonase produces the protein MPFAAVNGINLHYRVDGAQNADAPWLVLSNSLGADLSMWTAQVEAFSKHFRVLRYDTRGHGHSDAPKGPYTIEQLTGDVLGLLDALKIERVNFCGISMGGLTGIALAARHPQRLNRVVLSNTAARIGSPDVWVPRAKRSREEGMLAIADAVLPRWFSAKFIESEPLVFAQIRDVFVHTDNEGYASNCEAIDAADLRGELAGIKVPSLVITGTHDVSTTAEQGRALASGIPGARYVELDAFHISNIERAGEFTPTVLDFLTGQP